CGTACAGTTGTCGATATCGACGAGCAAGCTTTGATTGAGGCCATGAAAGAGTACGGCACCTCAACAAAGGTCGAGGCGGTAAACCGGGCACTCCGTGAGGTGGCCAACCGCCGTGCCAAGCGGCTCCGCAAGGCGTTCAAGGTCTGGGATCGAATGGCCGCCGATATGGTGGAGGTCGATTGGGACGAGGCATGGCGGCGGCGCGGGTGACCGGTGCGGAGTCGTCCGCTCAGGACGTGGTCGAAGAGCCAGAGAGCCCACTTTATCTCATCGATAAATCGGCCTGGGAACAACGCCAGCATAGCGTGACCGCAGGCCAGCGCATCAACCATCTGGTCATTGAAGGCCGGGCGGCAACCTGCTGGCTAGCGGCGCTGGAACATCTCTATTCGGCGCGCAACAGCGCAGACCTGTCCGACCGGCGCGACTCCCTCGACCTGCTCGTCTGGTTACCTGTCACGGCGGCGGTGGAGTCGACAGCGTTCGATGTCATGGCGAGACTCGCCCGAAAAGGACAGCACCGCCTTCCCCTTCCGGATATCACCATCGCGGCGACAGCTCTCGTGCACGGGGCAATCGTCATGCATTACGACAGTGATTTCGAACGCATCGCGGAGGCGACAGGTCAGCGACACGAATGGATCGTGCCGCGCGGTACCGGCCACGGCCGCAGGACCGAGGACACTGGCCGGCCGCCAGGATGAACTCGTGGTACATGCGACCACCTTAGTGGTAGATTCCCTCCTACAACCCTCCGACAAGAGTAGCAACGGGAACACGCAGGGCACCTACGGGGTCAAATCTCATTACGACGTGACACATGCTCGAGGCCCGCGCGCTGAGGAAGCGATACGGCGCCCATCTGGCCGTGCAGTCGGTCAGCTTCCACGTGCAGCGTGGCGAGATTCTCGGCTATCTCGGGCCGAAC
This region of Luteitalea sp. genomic DNA includes:
- a CDS encoding PIN domain-containing protein, with translation MAAARVTGAESSAQDVVEEPESPLYLIDKSAWEQRQHSVTAGQRINHLVIEGRAATCWLAALEHLYSARNSADLSDRRDSLDLLVWLPVTAAVESTAFDVMARLARKGQHRLPLPDITIAATALVHGAIVMHYDSDFERIAEATGQRHEWIVPRGTGHGRRTEDTGRPPG